AACAGGTGAGGGTGTATCATCTCCAACAGGCCGGGACatagatggtaagtatctgGACGAGAATGAAAATGctttaaagaaaaatatttgacaaGTAGAAGCTAGAATGGTCAGGGTATGGTGTTACCATAATGTACGATTCATGGACGGGACCgacgcacatgagtattattaattttctcttatattgcaatggtcgtatgttttttcacaagtctgTAGATGCGACCAGCTACAGTCAAGATGCAAAAtatttgaacaaggtacattATTTTCCTAAGTTTCTAACATAGTATATCAATTGTTGTATATTTATTTGGTTCGTTCttttatgcaggagataagagcagtggtAACTGATTTGGGCCCAGAAAATATTGTACAGATTATGACTAATAACGGGTCCAACTACAAGAAGGCATGTCAGGTTCTGAGAAGGAAATATCCTGCTATCGCGTGGTAGCCTTGTGTGACGCACaagataaatttaatgttgaaatcgGTTGGTGATTTTAGAGAACACGACATTGTCATCCAAAGTGCAAGGGCCATATCGCGATGGCTGTACAATCATTCGaaactacatgaaatgatgaaggcagcgattggtggagagttggtgaggtggaatgccacaagaCTTGGAACTAACTACCTATTTCTTGATAGCTTTTTACcgattaagctacaagaagctccataagttggtatatgtcaactacaacctgagaatacaAGACAACTTGGATGCAAGTATCAGGTCGActcttgatgatgatccatttcagcggcttatggagctcacattgaacgaGGATAACAATCCACTCtgggactggatggagaccgagagatcaaatgcagcccctgagcttgatgaggaggacacagatagcGACATACCCCTGCCTACTCACCTGATGACAGACACAGCGAACACAACTAACTTGCAACAATGGGCTACTACAGTGGTTGATGACACACAtacaagaaagagaaagaagcaaatgacgcatataaagaagagcaagaggactaagggcaagggcaaaagacaagtgcaaagcgatgagagcacggatagtgccccaaagagcccaacttaccaagaatcgaatgacagcagctcaaagattgacagcggtgatgatgatggtcagggCAGTGATGCTCCTCCATGCCAATCATCTGTCGTTCCTCCTATGCAATTCACTagtgagagtcagttttcgcATGCCACGCAGGATCAGGATCATGGTGCTCCATCCTCACCAAGGCATATAATACATGGTGGTcacgatggaccacaagatagtgtgagctattccagcagctatggcatggagagtagttctggatcatATTCCTGTCACTATCCTGTCCCCGATGCTCAatcagagcctcctattcagtgggtctataagtggcaagaccctgagttttataccattttgcaaggacaatggtcaactACTTCTGCATGGACAAGGCAAATATGGGATGAGTTTAAGGTAGAGTTGCTATCGATACGACGGCTAATGCTAATGTCCACCGATGAGTACAATATGACCGAATCTAATCGGCCCCTAAGCTGGTAGTTCTAAAGGTGATGCAAATTTACtttttgcaactactttattttcatACCATGTTGTTACACTAATTTTTTtccatctcgtaggttgcacgtTGCATGGATACCATGGTAAGTACTCAAGGATGAGATGTAATTGCGTTTTTAGCTTTACTACGGACaattcaatatatatttattaatttcaggcGCTGCATATGTAATATACGCATATATTCGAAGCAATAATTATATGTTCGTACTTGAATTGCTATTACTACCTGTTTGTTGTCTTCGAAACtttcaaaatatagcaaaggtcatgccaaaattttatatgatattaaaAAACATACCATGGTTCTATACTATTTTTTCCATAATTTAGTGgtcaattttttgtttattatgattttcctacttaattattaataatacgTCATACATCTCGATAGTCGTTTAAAATCGTTCGGTTATCATATCAATTCGGTCGGTTTTCGATCCCTCGGTTACCGACCAAACCGCTCGATTTACCGAGGTAACTGCTCgataaccggtccaaaccgaccggttaccgatcGGGCAAAAACTCAAATTTTTcgctaaatttcaaattttaacgAATAaattttgtctgaatttttttaaatttttaaccaATAATCACGGTTATTACGATAATTCGGTTACCATTGGAGCTTGCTAACCGAATTTCGGCCGGTAGCCTTAACCTTGCCCATGAGTCTCTTCCGATTTTGCAGTACTAGATTGTTCTTCTTGTCCCACACCCGCGTCGATTCCCATCTGCTGTTACCGTCGTTGACAGCGACGGCCAGACGAACAAACAGCCGCGGCATGCCACCCATCCACCAGCTCAAATCgcgcgctcccggggccgcAGGCCCGCCCCCAAAAGATCCCCCCCTTCcctgtcgccgtcgccgtcggcccTACTTACCAACAATAATTGCTCACCGCGCAGGTCGCACGATGCGGCGCGGGCGGCCGGGATGCGCCCAGCGTCGTGCCGTACCGGCCGGGCGCCACCGGTGGCCCTCGTGCGGCCACAGAATGGCGGGACGGGAGCGCGGGACGACCGTGAGTCGCTCACGGGCCGGATTGCATTATCCGCTTGCTGTACCTGCCCTGCTCCACCCGCCATTCTTTccgcttcctctctccctccctatTCTGCTTTCTTGGCTGCCTGCCCTCTGCTTCCCGGCGCCTCCAGGGCGACATCAAAGGCTATTGGGACGTGCCTCACCTGCAGGTGGTTTCATTTCCTTTGCCACTTTTTCTTGCTGGATTGGTGGATTGCTGATTGTTCTTGCACTTTCCATTTCTGTGCCTGCCCTACTCCTGCAAATGATGTAAAGTATTCCGTAGCTAGCAGCCAGCAGGAGCTGTTTCATTGGCCTGGTTTGGATAATGGAGCAGTGAGAGCTGTTCCTTGTTCTGCCACTGTGCTGTCAGGTTAGGTGGTAAATCCAGTTCAATAGTTCCTGATGCTCTGAGCGAGAAACAGGCTGCAAAAGCTTGCTGTTTCTGTGCTCTTCTCCCCGAATTTATGGAGATTTGTTTTATGACTGTTGCGAGAATCACATTCCGTTTTGCTCAATTGACtgaaaattttgtgaatttttcttgttcttgttcttcctcaGCAGCGATTCAGCAGATGGTTGTTCGCCCACACTTGCGGCGCCGTTGATCACGAAAGTCTCGTAGTCGAAAAAACAACACCGGCGCCGTCCATGGAGGGCACGTCGAGGCAAGCGGCCGAGAAGGTGGAGAAGTGGATGGCGTTCGCAACCGGCGCCGACGCCGCCGGCAGCTTCACCTTCCTGCCGCCGAGGTCGGGGTCGGGCGGGAAGGAGATCGTGGAGGAGCTGGAGTCCTctccgggcggcggcggcaattGGCAGCCCTCGTTCCAGCGTGGCCGCGAGAGCTGCCTGGGCAGCGCCAACTCGTCGGTGGACGGGCGCGCGTCGGGGGAGTCGTCGCTGCCGCGGGTGTCGCAGGAGCTCAAGGACGCGCTGTCCAACCTGCAGCAGACGTTCGTAGTCTCCGACGCCACGCGGCCCGACTGCCCCATCATCTACGCCAGCGCCGGATTCTTCACCATGACCGGGTACTCCCCCAAGGAGGTCATCGGATGCAACTGGTAATTTAGTTGGAGTCGTACGTTCGTTCGTCGTCGCAAGCAGCAATAGAGTCGCCTCATCTGTGGATTGACTGAACGTACCCTGCTTGTGTCTGCAGCCGGTTTCTGCAGGGCCCGGAGACGGACATGAACGAGGTTGCCAAGATCCGGGACGCCGTGAAGGCCGGGCGGAGCTTCTGCGGGCGGCTGCTCAACTACCGCAAGGAAGGCACGCCGTTCTGGAACCTGCTCACCGTCACCCCCATCCGCGACGAGAACGGAAAGGTCATCAAGTTTATCGGGTACACACCTTTCGAAGCCATTGCTAACTGCTAAGCTCGTCCATCATCTGCACTGTTCATGCCCTTTGCGTGCTCTGGTTTGTGATGGACTCGCCGACGCTGCAGGATGCAAGTGGAGGTGAGCAAGTACACGGAGGGGCTGAGCGACAAGCGCATGCGGCCCAACGAGCTGCCGGTGTCGCTCATCCGCTACGACGGTGAGCCGCGCTCTCGATTCCCCTTCGTCCCACCAATACGGCCGCTGTCTCAGCGctgatccttttcctctcccccATTTGGCGCAGATCGGCAGAAGGAGACGGCGATGTCATCGATCACGGAGGTCGTGCAGACAGTGAAGCACCCGCGCACGCGCGAGAAGGGGACGCAGGAGCCAATGAAACCATCGCCGCCACTCACGCCAGCCAGAGCCGGCGACGCGGCCGCGGCCTCGCCGCTGGTGGCCCCCGGCACGCCGTCCGGCGCCAGCGGGCTCAAGTCCCCGCTCTGGAACCTGAAGAAGGAGGACGCCCGGCTGAGCAGGAAGATGAGCGGCCGCGCCTCCCTCTTGGGGTCAGTCAGAGGCTCCAAACATCGCCTCCCTCACCGCACGACGCTGAAACTTGTGCTTTGTCTCGTCTAACATGTATTGGTTTTTTGGCAGGttgaaggtggggaagaggagctCGATGGGGGGCCAGGAGGCGGTGCCGGCGGAGGCGCCGGCACCAGAGGCGGCCACGGAGCCGGAGCGCAGGGACAGCCGGGAACGGGACATCAGGCAGGGGATCGACCTGGCCACCACGCTGGAGCGGATCGAGAAGAACTTCGTCATCACGGACCCCAGGCTCCCTGACAACCCCATTGTAAGCGCGTGCGCAAACCCAGCCGCCGCCGGTGGCATCTCACCATTTCTGCCGTCTTCAAGTCGTGACCACGGTTGTGCTGTGCAGATCTTCGCGTCGGATAGCTTCCTGGAGCTGACAGAGTACACGCGGGAGGAGATCCTTGGAAGGAACTGCAGGTGAGCAATACAATACCAGACTCGTCGTGCGATACTTTCGATATAGGGGTGCAGCATGGCTGCCTAGAAACAGTCTGAAATGCAGGTGCTTTAAAATACGTGCAGTAAGCTTTGTCCACTAATATTGGGAATAAATATTAAGACTTGTAAAATAAACGAATACCAGCAGATTTATCATAAAAGAAAGAACACTAGTAAAGAAAATAACCAAAAGTTTGTATCATCGAAAGGCAAGCGTGGAGTTTGTATCATCAAAGATATTGGCCAAAATGTGAGATCTTTTTTAGTTTTGTGGTAATAAGTTTGATTTCAACACTGAAGGTTTTCACTTTTTGCTCACGGCAGAAGTTCACTATAATTTGAAGGAACCACTTTTTGCTCGCGGCAAAAGTTCAAAACTTTAAACACTGAAGGTTTCGCTAGTATAATTTAAAGGAACTTCCAACCAATATGGGGACAATTCAGTTTGAACTGGTGTGTGTCAAAACTCTTAAATCAGGGCGCAAGCTTTTTGTTCCTTCTTCCATTCTGCGTTGCCAATGAGATGTTGCACCAACCCATTGCTAGGTCAGGTGCATGACAACACCGACTCCCAATATGCCCTGCGGCAGTCTACTCTTTAGCTTTTGGCTTATACTCCCTTTGTCACAAATAATAGACGTTGGTTCTCAACTTTGTTTAcagttttttataatatatttataaaaatatagtaaaaatatattattatgaaaatattttttaagataataaaTCTGCTcgtataattttaaaaaatcaaacttgatacataaaaaataatctataaCTAAAGTTTAGAACAATTAACTGCACgtaatataaaataatatttatttgtgacCGGATGGAGCCGTTGTTATTTGGTTTTTGCTTTCGCTGAAAAAGGAGGCGAACGAGACTATGGGAACTTTTCCTTCTCAAATGGTCAGGAAGCTCCCGAACAGGGCCTTAGTTGAATTAGGGATCGGGCCGGACCAACGTTAAGGCGCGAGCCCATCTATCCGCCTGAATCGCAGCGGCGGCGCGTGGATTTCTCGGTGGAGAGCCGCACCTCAATGCTGGGGGTCGCCGCATTTCTCGCGGCGGCGCGCCAGCGCGGGCAGATGTCCGCCCTTCTGCTCGGCATATAGCTACGCATTGCCGCTTCCGTTACCACCAAAGACCAGTACTAAAAGTTCGCTTCCGATGGGCACGGGTCGCTGCCGTTCTCCTTGCCGCGGGCGTCCATCGCGCAAGCCTACCGGCTGCCCTGGTGCCGGGGAGTGGGTTCTCTCCACCGCCCTCGTCGCGAGTTCCCCTCAATTCCCTGAAATGGTGCGTGTGCTTGGACTGCACGCGCGGCTCGCCCTTGGCCATGGGCGGCCGTGCTGTGCGATTCTGCATTTCTGCTCCATGGCCTTCTTAGTTACGGTTCCTTTTCGTTTTTCTACATTACGTTTCTAGTTTCTTCTGCTTTGGTTTTTGCGTGAGATGTAGATGAACTTGTCTGATCTTGTCGATGGTTGCAGATTTCTTCAAGGGCCAGAAACCGATATGTCCACGGTCGACAAGATACGAGAGGCCATCAGGAAGCAGGAGGAGATCACCGTCCAGTTAATCAACTACACCAAGAGCGGTAAAATTTGCCTTCCCTAATGAAATTTTGTTCTGAAAAACACGATCTCTTCAAATTATGATGCCGCTCAGTTTAGTTGATATCTGATTAGGATGTGGGTGCTATGctgacatttttttttcctgctgTTGTTTGTCATGAACCAGGGAAGAAGTTCTGGAACTTGTTCCACCTGCAGCCGATGCGGGACCAGAAGGTACTGAGCATCTGTTGCTCTTCCCAACTTGCTTTGGGACATGCGCTTGTTCATGGTTGCGTCAAGATGGTGATGATAGTACTCATTCGTGCTTACTGTGGTTGTAGGGGGAGCTTCAATACTTCATCGGTGTTCAACTTGATGGAAGCGGCCATGTCGAACCCCTTAGAAATCGTCTCTCTGAGAACACAGAGCTACAAAGTGCCAAATTGGTTGGTCAGCTTGCTTTACTAGTTTCTATACTGAATCTTCGACgttgtaaaataaaattgcaCTTGGTTCCCAAGAACTTAACTTTAAATAATAAACTGAAGAGTCAGTCCTTTGGTTTCTATTCCGGTAGTTATGTTCCACACATCCTTTTCTTTGGATGACTTTAGCCTCAAAATTCTTAATGTAACACTCATAAAATGGGCCAGTGGATTAGGCAAGGATATGTTAAAGAGTATAATATACATAGCTACTTGATAACATAGTACTATAGCAGTATGCAAATGTACTTGTTGCTTTCAAATTTGAACTGTACTAATTATTTTTAGGATGAAATCTAAACAGGTCAAAGCTACAGCAGAGAATGTGGATGAAGC
This genomic window from Phragmites australis chromosome 7, lpPhrAust1.1, whole genome shotgun sequence contains:
- the LOC133923998 gene encoding phototropin-2-like — its product is MEGTSRQAAEKVEKWMAFATGADAAGSFTFLPPRSGSGGKEIVEELESSPGGGGNWQPSFQRGRESCLGSANSSVDGRASGESSLPRVSQELKDALSNLQQTFVVSDATRPDCPIIYASAGFFTMTGYSPKEVIGCNCRFLQGPETDMNEVAKIRDAVKAGRSFCGRLLNYRKEGTPFWNLLTVTPIRDENGKVIKFIGMQVEVSKYTEGLSDKRMRPNELPVSLIRYDDRQKETAMSSITEVVQTVKHPRTREKGTQEPMKPSPPLTPARAGDAAAASPLVAPGTPSGASGLKSPLWNLKKEDARLSRKMSGRASLLGLKVGKRSSMGGQEAVPAEAPAPEAATEPERRDSRERDIRQGIDLATTLERIEKNFVITDPRLPDNPIIFASDSFLELTEYTREEILGRNCRFLQGPETDMSTVDKIREAIRKQEEITVQLINYTKSGKKFWNLFHLQPMRDQKGELQYFIGVQLDGSGHVEPLRNRLSENTELQSAKLVKATAENVDEAVRELPDPNLGPEDLWAIHSLHVSPKPHKRYNSSWKAIEKITITGEKIGLKHFKPVKPLGCGDTGSVHLVELQGSGELFAMKAMDKSVMLNRNKVHRACIEREIYSLLDHPFLPTLYTSFQTPTHVCLITDFCPGGELFALLDRQPMKIFREASARFYAAEVVIGLEYLHCLGIIYRDLKPENILLQEDGHIVLTDFDLSFLTSSKPHVIKHSTSRRRKSKEFRPLTFVSEPATPSNSFVGTEEYIAPEVITGAAHTSAIDWWALGILLYEMLYGRTPFRGKNRKRTFYNILHKDLTFPSSIPVSLAAKQLIHGLLQRDPSSRLGSSAGANDIKQHPFFQDIYWPLIRCMSPPEHDVPLKLTRKESQPKVKPEEDILTRSLETF